The sequence TTTCTTCCCAGTCTTTTCTTCGACTATCTTGACCTTTTCAAGCACCGTAGGCCAGAGCTCTTCAATAATCTTATCCCCTTTTTCCATGTACAGATTACATACCTCAGTAGTAATAGTAAATCCAGGGGGTACAGGTAAGCCAATGTTTGTCATCTCAGCAAGGCCAGCACCTTTGCCACCTAAAAGGTCTCGCATAGAAGCGCTGCCCTCTTCAAATAAATATACCCATTTCCCCATAGTCTCTCCTCCTAAAAAAGATAAAATTTTAAGCCTTTTCCTTACAATAGCTAACTTAATTTTAGCACAAAGAAAATATTCTAAATTTAAGAAATCCTATTATTGCTTATGATATTTAATATTTCTGTGGCAGTTTCTTCCACCGCTTTATTTGTAGCATCCACAATTCTGCAGCCAATTTTTTTCATAATATTATTTGAGTAAAATAACTCTTCTTCCACAAACCGCATATCCATATATGCCTTCATACCTGTAATGCCCATCTTCTCCAACCTCTTTGCCCTTATAGCAGCCAGGGCGCTCGGTTCAATAGTTAGGCCTATTATCTTCTCTCTGGGCAATTCGAACAGCACGTCTGGAGGATCTATGCCCAAAACCAAAGGTATATTTGCGACCTTATACCCCTGATGTGCCATATACATTGAAAGTGGAGTCTTAGATGTTCTTGATACGCCTATCAGAATTAGATCTGCTTTTAGCAAATCGCCAATGTTTGCCCTTCCGTCATCACACCTTACAGCAAATTCTATAGCCTCTACTCTACTAAAATACAAAGTATCAAGCTTGTGTAATATTCCAGGCTTCTCAATTGGACTTTGTTTTGTGAACATCTTCATAGCGTCAATTGTCTGACCGAGCACGTCAATAGCCTTTATGGATCTTTTTTCTACCTCATCCCTTAACAGCGATCTGAGCTGACTGGTTACAATAGTATAAAGTATCAAGGTATTTTCTGCATCAATATTCTCTAAGATTTCAATAAGCTTTTTTTCATCGGTCACATAAGGAATTCTCTTAATTCTAAAATCTACACCGTTATCAGGAAAAAGACTTGTAGCAGCCACTGCAACAGCCTGTGCAGTATGGCCCGTCGAATCAGATAATATAAGAATATTCATTATGTCTCCTTAAAATTTATCTAAAACTATTGGTTTCTTACAATCTTTTTCCAATTCCACAGCCTAAAAAATGGCAGTGAAATTGAATTCAATAGAGCCTTCCTGTTGTCCCTTAGTTTGCTGTCATCCACATTGACAAGAACCTTTTCAAAAAATGTGTGGACTGGGCCTGATAGGGCGACGATAATACCAAGAATCTCATCATAATTCTTATTTAATATTGCATTATCCAAGCTGCCTTTTAGATTAGAAAATCTTTCGAAAAGCTCTTTTTCCTCTTTCTCAACTAAAATCGATGGATCGAATGAGATTATCTCTTCTTTATCTGAAATAATTCTGCCAAGGCGAATAATGGTGCTCACAATGTCAAAGAAGTCGTCCCTCTTTGACCACTCATTTAGAACAGCCAATCTTCTCTTTGCCTTCACAGGAGATGAGGTGACATCCAGCACGGCGTCAACTAAATCATATCTATAACCCATGTCGATAAATATTGAAGACATCCTATTTTTCATAAAGTTAATTAAGGCACTAATATCCCTTGAGGGGAGAGTGGTAATGTATGATATGGAATTTAGAGCAAAATTAAATATTTCTTCAAGCTCGTTTTCATATTCGCTATCCATCAGTATTCTCAAAACGCCGGCACTTGCTCTTCTTTGACCATAGGGATCCCCTGAGCCAGTTGGAGTTAAATTATTTAAAAAAGACATAAAAAGGTGATCACACTTATCAGAAAAAGAAAGAAGCTTCCCCAACAAAATTGTCGGCAATGGAGATCGCATATTTATCGG is a genomic window of Thermodesulfobium sp. 4217-1 containing:
- a CDS encoding pyruvate, water dikinase regulatory protein; the encoded protein is MNILILSDSTGHTAQAVAVAATSLFPDNGVDFRIKRIPYVTDEKKLIEILENIDAENTLILYTIVTSQLRSLLRDEVEKRSIKAIDVLGQTIDAMKMFTKQSPIEKPGILHKLDTLYFSRVEAIEFAVRCDDGRANIGDLLKADLILIGVSRTSKTPLSMYMAHQGYKVANIPLVLGIDPPDVLFELPREKIIGLTIEPSALAAIRAKRLEKMGITGMKAYMDMRFVEEELFYSNNIMKKIGCRIVDATNKAVEETATEILNIISNNRIS